TCATCGGTGCTGCCCCTCCTGTCGTGGTTCGGTGTACGGCGGAAGCCGGCGGGCCGTGGATCGTCCACGGCCGTACCGGCTCCGCTGTCGTTCGGTCAAGCCCATCAGCCCTTGGCCACCAGGTCCTTGAGCGCGATGTTGAGCTTCAGGACGTTGACGCGGGGTTCGCCGATGAAGCCGAGGATCCGGTCGTCGGTGTGCTCGGCGACGAGCCGGTCGACCTGGTCGACGGTGAGCTTGTTGCGTTCGGCGACGCGGTGGACCTGGAGCTCCGCGTACTCCGGGGAGATGTGCGGGTCGAGACCGGAGCCGGAGGAGGTGACGGCCTCGGCGGGCACGTCTGAGGGCCTCACCTTGTAGTCGGCGGTGGAATTGTCCCTGATCACTGCCGCCTTGGCGTCCTTGACCCACTGGATCAGGTCGGCGTTGTCGCCGGAGCGGTTGGTGGCGCCGGAGAGGATGATCGAGTACTGGGTGTTGACGCTGTTGGTGCCGAGGCCGTTGGACGGGCGGGGCTGGAACCAGCGCAGGTCGGGGGTGGGAGTCTCCTCGCCGTCCTTCAGGGGCAGGTCGTAGGTCTGGCCGATCAGTTCGGAGCCGACGACCTGCCCGCTCGCGTCCTTGATCTCCGAGCCGTTCGCCCTGCCGGGGAAGGCGAGTTGGGCGATCCCTGTGACGGCGAGGGGGTAGAGGACGCCGCAGACCAGGGTGAGGACCAGGAGGGCGCGCAGGCCCGCCCACAGGACACGGCCGGTGTTCGCTGCTGAGTTGTTCATCGTGGTCAGCCGATTCCGGGGATGAGGGAGATGAGGACGTCGATGAGCTTGATGCCGACGAACGGGGCGACCAGGCCGCCGAGTCCGTACAGACCGAGGTTGCGCCGCAGCATCGAGTCGGCGCTCGACGGGCGGTAGCGCACCCCCTTCAGGGCGAGCGGGACGAGGGCGACGATGATCAGCGCGTTGAAGATGACGGCCGACAGGATCGCGGATTCCGGGGAGGTCAGGCCCATGATGTTGAGCTTGTCGAGCGACGGGTAGGCCACGGCGAACATCGCGGGGATGATCGCGAAGTACTTCGCGACGTCGTTGGCGATCGAGAAGGTGGTCAGGGCGCCCCGGGTGATGAGGAGCTGCTTGCCGATCTCGACGATCTCGATGAGCTTGGTCGGGTTCGAGTCGAGGTCGACCATGTTGCCGGCCTCCTTCGCGGCCGACGTGCCGGTGTTCATCGCCACGCCGACGTCGGCCTGTGCGAGCGCCGGCGCGTCGTTCGTGCCGTCACCCGTCATGGCGACGAGTTTGCCGCCGGCCTGCTCGCGCTTGATGAGGGCCATCTTGTCCTCGGGGGTGGCCTCGGCGAGGAAGTCGTCGACGCCCGCCTCCTCGGCGATGGCCTTCGCGGTCAGCGGGTTGTCACCCGTGATCATGATGGTCTTGATGCCCATCCGGCGCAGTTCGTCGAACCGCTCCCGCATGCCCTGCTTGACGACGTCCTTGAGGTGGATGACGCCGAGAACCCGCGCGCCCTTGTCGTCGCGCACCGCCACGAGCAGCGGCGTGCCGCCGGCCTGGGAGATCCGGTCCGTGAGCGCCTGCGCCTCCTCGGCGACGCTGCCGCCCTGCTCCTTCACCCACGCGACGACCGAACCGGTCGCTCCCTTGCGCACCTTGCGGCCGTCCACGTCCACGCCCGACATGCGCGTCTGGGCGGTGAACTCGATCCACTCGGCACCGGACAGCTCGCCCTGGTGGCGCTCGCGCAGCCCGTACTGCTGCTTCGCGAGGACGACGATCGAGCGGCCCTCGGGCGTCTCGTCCGCGAGGGAGGAGAGCTGGGCGGCGTCGGCCACCTCGGCCTCGGTGGTTCCGCGTACGGGGACGAACTCCGACGCCTGGCGGTTGCCCAGGGTGATGGTGCCGGTCTTGTCGAGCAGCAGCGTCGACACGTCGCCGGCGGCTTCGACCGCGCGGCCCGACATGGCCAGGACGTTGCGCTGGACGAGCCGGTCCATGCCGGCGATGCCGATCGCGGAGAGCAGCGCACCGATGGTGGTCGGGATCAGGCAGACCAGGAGCGCGGTGAGGACGATCAGCGAGGTCTGGTCGTCGGCTCCGGCGTAGATCGCGAACGGCTTCAGGGTGACGACGGCGAGCAGGAAGACGATGGTGAGGGACGCCA
The Streptomyces roseofulvus genome window above contains:
- a CDS encoding potassium-transporting ATPase subunit C; amino-acid sequence: MNNSAANTGRVLWAGLRALLVLTLVCGVLYPLAVTGIAQLAFPGRANGSEIKDASGQVVGSELIGQTYDLPLKDGEETPTPDLRWFQPRPSNGLGTNSVNTQYSIILSGATNRSGDNADLIQWVKDAKAAVIRDNSTADYKVRPSDVPAEAVTSSGSGLDPHISPEYAELQVHRVAERNKLTVDQVDRLVAEHTDDRILGFIGEPRVNVLKLNIALKDLVAKG
- the kdpB gene encoding potassium-transporting ATPase subunit KdpB; its protein translation is MTIDVKKHEDDMSTSVPSTKAPHGDLSGGHPSAGRVGGGLFDPKQLIASFPDAIKKLDPRVMIKSPVMFVVLVGSVVTTALAIKNPGDWFGWAITVWLWLTTVFANLAEAVAEGRGKAQADTLRKAKTDTVARRIIGTNEERVRGTELKIGDLVVCEAGDVIPGDGDVVEGVASVDESAITGESAPVIRESGGDRCAVTGGTKVLSDRIVIKITTKPGETFIDRMINLVEGAARQKTPNEIALNILLASLTIVFLLAVVTLKPFAIYAGADDQTSLIVLTALLVCLIPTTIGALLSAIGIAGMDRLVQRNVLAMSGRAVEAAGDVSTLLLDKTGTITLGNRQASEFVPVRGTTEAEVADAAQLSSLADETPEGRSIVVLAKQQYGLRERHQGELSGAEWIEFTAQTRMSGVDVDGRKVRKGATGSVVAWVKEQGGSVAEEAQALTDRISQAGGTPLLVAVRDDKGARVLGVIHLKDVVKQGMRERFDELRRMGIKTIMITGDNPLTAKAIAEEAGVDDFLAEATPEDKMALIKREQAGGKLVAMTGDGTNDAPALAQADVGVAMNTGTSAAKEAGNMVDLDSNPTKLIEIVEIGKQLLITRGALTTFSIANDVAKYFAIIPAMFAVAYPSLDKLNIMGLTSPESAILSAVIFNALIIVALVPLALKGVRYRPSSADSMLRRNLGLYGLGGLVAPFVGIKLIDVLISLIPGIG